In a single window of the Rhizobium etli CFN 42 genome:
- a CDS encoding tail fiber domain-containing protein, which produces MTSKVFIRVLLCSTFIAGSGVILQGCIFDPGGKTLFATQEPAQPARKKAPTVKRVVAKSDDRESTFARSDKDSSSGSSSGMGGGSDSGSSGSDSGGSDAGGDPGGGDPGWSDRRLKTDIRRLGTSPAGIPIYAFRYIWGGPLFVGTMAQDLLLIRPDVLSQDATGYYMVDYARLDIRMISIADELSLASPAAAAAVAALSVDAAKTQPLIGLAEFVL; this is translated from the coding sequence ATGACCAGCAAAGTCTTCATCCGTGTACTCCTCTGCTCGACCTTCATCGCCGGCTCCGGCGTCATACTGCAGGGCTGCATCTTTGACCCCGGCGGCAAGACGCTCTTCGCCACTCAGGAGCCGGCGCAGCCGGCCCGCAAAAAGGCGCCGACCGTCAAAAGGGTCGTCGCCAAGAGTGACGACCGGGAGTCGACTTTTGCTCGTTCGGACAAAGATTCCAGCTCAGGCAGCTCATCCGGAATGGGCGGCGGCTCCGACAGCGGTAGTTCCGGCAGTGACTCCGGCGGCAGCGACGCCGGCGGCGATCCCGGCGGCGGCGATCCTGGTTGGTCCGATCGCCGTCTGAAGACGGATATTCGTCGCCTCGGCACGTCCCCTGCCGGCATCCCGATCTATGCATTCCGCTACATCTGGGGCGGGCCGCTCTTTGTCGGTACGATGGCGCAAGACCTGCTGCTGATCAGGCCGGATGTCCTGTCTCAGGATGCAACTGGATACTACATGGTGGACTATGCCAGGCTCGATATCAGAATGATTTCGATAGCGGATGAGCTTTCGCTGGCTTCGCCAGCGGCAGCCGCTGCCGTCGCGGCGCTTTCGGTCGACGCTGCAAAGACGCAGCCTTTGATCGGACTTGCGGAATTCGTGCTGTAA
- a CDS encoding NHL repeat-containing protein — MRSFSSHILMAAAIAIAWPVLAKDSVMIELPSGDGARSVGIISANEEVEASGPAAITVGDDGTVYILDQNNGRVLAVDGERSQADPEILPLPENTAPEDLAVVHNELYLWSDGIVPLERSTGADGRSQTLRAIDGGDADDYTRSVFASMGSVPPGPLNSIIDEIGRSTSRPQARPPVVQYVPSRGLGDIVAEVSAANDKAEILLRRASSEENFLSLQLTGENRIGTVELLDIDTTGRPYVLAELVPADRPERTGMLVVRFTPNGMTDRVYDLPIEAGTVFARRFVAIGPRGDVLFLRSGESRAQVLKLEGRAPGRKLAVAKPAKPAIAVRPGKLPKVAILPKSRGDVIERAIGFETLNWLVTPAAYGRDPGPACVNMNRLRRPFYLIGKRGQTVKGVPYCWGCKTPLEDFTNGVIDGQTAGNVCTKSAPQTNILGVDCSGFVSEAWGLKMHVSTRAIPGITRRLADPWSLQPGDALNRPGSHVMLFMRFTDDRKVEVMEATPNACKGRVCRNTYSLGSLLLRGYQPVRFKGLDG; from the coding sequence ATGCGCAGTTTCAGCTCGCACATTCTGATGGCCGCAGCGATCGCAATCGCCTGGCCTGTCCTCGCAAAAGACTCTGTGATGATCGAGCTTCCGAGCGGCGACGGCGCCCGTTCGGTCGGCATCATCTCCGCCAATGAGGAAGTCGAGGCGTCCGGGCCGGCGGCGATTACCGTCGGCGACGACGGCACCGTCTACATACTCGACCAGAACAATGGCCGCGTGCTCGCCGTCGACGGCGAACGCTCGCAGGCCGATCCCGAGATCCTGCCGCTGCCGGAGAATACGGCGCCGGAGGATCTCGCCGTCGTCCACAACGAACTCTACCTCTGGTCCGACGGCATCGTGCCGCTCGAGCGCTCCACCGGCGCCGATGGCCGCTCGCAGACCCTGCGCGCCATCGACGGCGGCGATGCCGACGACTACACCCGCTCGGTCTTCGCCTCGATGGGCTCGGTGCCGCCCGGCCCGCTGAACAGCATCATCGACGAGATCGGCCGCAGCACCAGCCGGCCGCAAGCCCGCCCGCCTGTTGTTCAATACGTGCCGAGCCGCGGGCTCGGCGATATCGTTGCGGAAGTCTCGGCTGCGAACGACAAGGCGGAAATCCTGCTGCGACGTGCGAGCTCGGAGGAGAATTTCCTCTCGCTTCAGCTCACTGGGGAAAACCGCATCGGCACCGTCGAACTGCTCGACATCGACACCACGGGCAGACCCTATGTCCTGGCCGAACTCGTGCCCGCCGACCGGCCGGAACGGACGGGCATGCTGGTGGTGCGCTTCACCCCGAACGGCATGACGGACCGCGTCTACGATCTGCCGATCGAAGCCGGCACCGTCTTTGCCAGGCGGTTCGTGGCGATCGGTCCGCGCGGCGACGTGCTTTTTCTGCGATCCGGGGAAAGCCGGGCGCAGGTGCTGAAACTCGAGGGCCGCGCGCCTGGCCGCAAGCTCGCCGTTGCCAAGCCGGCCAAGCCGGCAATTGCGGTCAGACCCGGAAAGCTGCCGAAGGTGGCGATCCTGCCGAAATCGCGCGGCGACGTCATCGAGCGGGCGATCGGCTTCGAGACGCTGAACTGGCTGGTGACGCCGGCGGCCTATGGCAGGGATCCGGGACCGGCTTGCGTCAACATGAACCGGCTGCGCCGGCCGTTCTATTTGATCGGCAAACGCGGCCAGACGGTGAAGGGCGTGCCCTATTGCTGGGGCTGCAAGACGCCGCTCGAGGATTTTACCAATGGCGTCATCGACGGCCAGACGGCCGGCAACGTCTGCACCAAGAGCGCACCGCAAACCAATATTCTCGGCGTCGACTGCTCCGGCTTCGTCAGCGAAGCCTGGGGTCTGAAGATGCATGTCTCGACGCGGGCGATCCCTGGCATCACCAGGCGGCTTGCCGATCCCTGGTCGCTGCAGCCGGGCGACGCACTGAACCGGCCGGGTTCACATGTCATGCTGTTCATGCGCTTCACCGACGACCGCAAAGTGGAAGTGATGGAGGCAACGCCCAACGCCTGCAAGGGCCGCGTCTGCCGCAACACCTATTCTCTCGGCAGCCTGCTGCTGCGCGGCTATCAGCCTGTGCGCTTCAAGGGGTTGGATGGCTGA
- a CDS encoding DUF4384 domain-containing protein — protein sequence MLSRKAILAAATCLSLFSPIPEVGAQNERTLTEAPAQSGPVSITFDRAEARYAVGEVVGLFIQSSENAYVTVLNVSPNGSVTKLFPNKYQTDALVAAGQRVQVPDPASGARLQVSGPVGQEQIKVFYSSKPLTIFADLGGSGSGMFRSIDGGMDAVSRSLEEARSLGTKISSKTLTLTTVDSTAALPPPAVPPVAAVPAAKPAPVEQAAKPPVAPKPPAAPKPKPAVKPEVAKKPEVIEKPKPAPKPVEQATTQPPKKYKIVTNLAPGQELAADELQLLGPADTTASTRPSQYKQPSQYQQPYKQPSQSAQTKMPKLPMPQIKMPQFKLPGGFSIKMPPLSFGRSAEPGHAGEEIEVANADTPACNALLDKLNTAVAAKDITAAASEADAIAVSADCGQFQVNAQRRVAALRLAAAQEMMAANKPVTEYEPLLVAADSPQVLWQASATLGEIYFSARRFADAAADYQQAIEIIKNETRTPKAPPAETISDLIQRAAQARILAANPTSDNPQGSFVPAEKDHRSGVLGGIYSENVRGIVPVSIPVPITFDFDKSTFTSIGTEAAEELLEALKEQKPGRVILIGHTDRKGGDDYNQKLSERRAQAVADFLKNHGIDATIDAEGRGASEPVDVTATANLTEDDIDALNRRVEWRRE from the coding sequence ATGCTCAGCCGCAAAGCCATCCTAGCCGCAGCCACATGTCTTTCGCTTTTTTCGCCGATCCCCGAGGTCGGGGCGCAGAACGAACGCACGCTGACGGAAGCGCCGGCTCAGAGCGGGCCGGTCAGCATCACCTTCGATCGCGCCGAGGCGAGATACGCCGTCGGCGAAGTCGTCGGCCTCTTCATCCAGTCGAGCGAGAATGCCTATGTCACGGTGCTGAACGTCTCGCCGAACGGCTCCGTCACCAAGCTCTTCCCGAACAAGTACCAGACCGACGCCCTTGTCGCCGCCGGCCAGCGCGTGCAGGTGCCGGATCCGGCCAGCGGCGCCAGGCTGCAGGTTTCGGGCCCGGTCGGGCAGGAGCAGATCAAGGTCTTCTATTCCTCCAAGCCGCTGACGATCTTCGCCGATCTCGGCGGCAGCGGCAGCGGCATGTTCCGCTCGATCGACGGCGGCATGGATGCCGTTTCCCGCAGCCTCGAAGAAGCCCGCAGCCTGGGCACCAAGATCAGCAGCAAGACGCTGACGCTGACCACCGTCGACAGCACGGCGGCCCTGCCGCCTCCCGCCGTCCCGCCCGTCGCCGCCGTTCCCGCCGCAAAACCCGCGCCGGTCGAACAGGCGGCAAAGCCGCCCGTTGCACCGAAACCGCCGGCCGCTCCGAAGCCGAAGCCGGCCGTCAAACCCGAGGTCGCCAAGAAGCCTGAGGTGATCGAAAAACCGAAGCCCGCGCCGAAACCCGTCGAACAGGCGACGACCCAGCCGCCGAAAAAATACAAGATCGTCACCAATTTGGCGCCCGGCCAGGAGCTGGCCGCCGATGAGCTGCAGCTGCTCGGCCCGGCCGACACCACCGCCTCCACCCGCCCCAGCCAATATAAACAACCGAGCCAATATCAGCAGCCGTATAAGCAGCCGTCCCAGTCTGCCCAGACCAAGATGCCGAAGCTGCCGATGCCGCAGATCAAGATGCCGCAATTCAAGCTTCCTGGCGGTTTCAGCATCAAGATGCCGCCGCTGAGCTTCGGCCGTTCCGCCGAACCCGGCCACGCCGGCGAGGAGATCGAGGTGGCCAATGCCGATACGCCCGCCTGCAACGCCCTGCTCGACAAGCTGAACACCGCCGTTGCCGCCAAGGACATCACCGCTGCTGCTTCCGAGGCAGATGCCATTGCCGTCAGCGCCGATTGCGGCCAGTTCCAGGTCAACGCCCAGCGCCGCGTCGCAGCCCTCAGGCTCGCCGCCGCCCAGGAGATGATGGCGGCCAACAAGCCGGTCACCGAGTATGAACCGCTGCTCGTCGCCGCCGACAGCCCGCAGGTGCTCTGGCAGGCCTCCGCCACGCTCGGTGAGATCTATTTCTCCGCCCGCCGCTTCGCCGATGCCGCCGCCGATTACCAGCAGGCGATCGAGATCATCAAGAACGAGACCCGCACGCCGAAGGCGCCGCCGGCCGAGACCATCTCCGATCTCATCCAGCGCGCCGCCCAGGCCCGCATCCTTGCCGCCAATCCCACCAGCGACAATCCGCAGGGCAGCTTCGTGCCGGCCGAGAAGGATCACCGCAGCGGCGTGCTCGGGGGCATCTATTCGGAAAATGTGCGCGGCATCGTGCCGGTCTCCATCCCGGTGCCGATTACCTTCGATTTCGACAAATCGACCTTCACCTCAATCGGCACCGAAGCCGCTGAGGAACTGCTGGAAGCGCTGAAGGAGCAGAAGCCCGGTCGCGTCATCCTCATCGGCCATACCGATCGCAAAGGCGGCGACGACTATAATCAGAAGCTCTCCGAGCGCCGCGCCCAGGCCGTTGCCGATTTCCTGAAAAACCACGGCATCGACGCCACGATCGATGCCGAAGGCCGCGGCGCCTCCGAACCGGTTGACGTGACCGCCACCGCCAATCTCACCGAAGACGATATCGACGCGCTCAACCGCCGCGTCGAATGGCGCCGCGAATAG